Proteins co-encoded in one Campylobacter ornithocola genomic window:
- the pglA gene encoding N,N'-diacetylbacillosaminyl-diphospho-undecaprenol alpha-1,3-N-acetylgalactosaminyltransferase gives MKIGILTHSAMSVYYFRLALVRALEKNNHEVIIITPKDDFAIKLQELGYKVCFYDLARSSVNPLVVFKNLLSLKNTLKNLNLDLLQTSAHKSNTTGIIAAKMAGIKYTFGLVEGLGSFYIDDDFKSKLVRMSINLLYKISFKLANGFIFVNESNALFMKNLGLKEEKIKIIKSVGLNLKQFLPLKISTEEKQAFLKEHNMPDKPIILMISRALWHKGIKEFYEASQILKDRANFVLVGGVDNNKSCAPLDFLNSSDVFYLGARSDIAHLLNLCDVFVLPSYKEGYPRTVLEAQACKKACVVSDAEGCIEAVDNAIDGLICKSKDSKDLAEKITVLLEDEKLKNTLAQNAFLRAQNYDEDIIALKYLEFYRGFTNV, from the coding sequence ATGAAAATAGGAATTTTAACCCATAGTGCAATGAGTGTTTATTATTTTCGTCTTGCACTCGTTAGGGCTTTAGAAAAAAACAATCATGAAGTTATAATCATCACTCCAAAAGATGATTTTGCTATTAAATTACAAGAGCTAGGTTATAAGGTTTGCTTTTATGATTTAGCTAGATCAAGCGTTAATCCTTTGGTTGTTTTTAAAAATCTACTTAGCCTAAAAAACACACTTAAAAATTTAAATTTAGATCTTTTACAAACAAGTGCACACAAAAGCAATACAACAGGTATTATAGCAGCTAAAATGGCGGGCATTAAATACACTTTTGGCTTAGTCGAGGGCTTAGGAAGTTTTTATATAGATGACGATTTTAAAAGCAAATTAGTAAGAATGAGCATTAATTTACTTTATAAAATTTCTTTTAAACTTGCCAATGGCTTTATTTTTGTCAATGAAAGCAATGCTTTATTTATGAAAAATTTAGGCTTAAAAGAAGAAAAAATCAAAATCATCAAATCCGTAGGGCTAAATTTAAAACAATTTTTACCTTTAAAAATTAGCACAGAAGAAAAACAAGCCTTTTTAAAAGAGCATAATATGCCTGATAAACCCATTATTTTAATGATTTCAAGAGCACTTTGGCATAAAGGTATTAAAGAATTTTATGAAGCAAGTCAAATTTTAAAAGATAGGGCAAATTTTGTTTTAGTAGGTGGAGTTGATAATAATAAATCTTGTGCTCCACTTGATTTTTTAAACTCAAGTGATGTTTTCTATCTTGGCGCAAGAAGTGATATTGCACATTTATTAAATTTATGCGATGTTTTTGTTTTACCAAGTTACAAAGAAGGTTATCCAAGAACGGTTTTAGAGGCACAAGCTTGTAAAAAAGCATGTGTGGTAAGTGATGCTGAAGGTTGCATTGAAGCAGTGGATAATGCTATAGATGGTTTAATTTGCAAAAGCAAAGATAGTAAGGATTTAGCTGAAAAAATCACAGTTTTACTAGAAGATGAAAAACTAAAAAATACTTTAGCACAAAATGCTTTTCTTAGAGCACAAAATTATGATGAGGATATCATAGCTTTGAAATATCTTGAATTTTATAGGGGTTTTACAAATGTATAA
- the pglE gene encoding UDP-N-acetylbacillosamine transaminase, with the protein MRFFLSAPHMSGKELEYIHKAFESNYIAPLGEFVNALEQSIKDYTKSSNALALNAATAAIHLALRVLGIKEGDVVLASSFTFIASVAPISYMNATPVFIDCDETYNLDVNLLKKAIKESPKKPKALILTHLYGNASKMDEIVQICKENEIFLIEDAAEALGSFYKNKALGTFGDFGVYSFNGNKIITTGGGGMLVSENHANLEKARFYSTQARENCLHYEHKEYGYNYRMSNILGAIGTAQMEVLEERVSKKREIYSWYKEFLNGTFTFLDELENTRSNRWLSTALLDFDSSKLNTYEKHCICENKNVQIRDKILKIIQVLKDNKIESRPLWKPMHLQELYKGCNAYLNGNSEFFFSNGICLPSATTMSKADVEEVSILILNTLKD; encoded by the coding sequence ATGAGATTTTTTTTATCAGCACCACATATGAGTGGAAAAGAACTAGAATATATACACAAAGCTTTTGAAAGTAACTACATAGCACCTTTAGGTGAGTTTGTTAATGCACTAGAACAAAGCATAAAAGATTATACAAAAAGCTCTAATGCTCTTGCTTTAAATGCAGCAACTGCAGCCATTCATCTAGCTTTAAGAGTTTTAGGCATCAAAGAAGGTGATGTGGTGTTAGCTTCAAGTTTTACTTTTATAGCTTCAGTAGCACCAATTTCTTATATGAATGCTACGCCTGTATTTATTGATTGTGATGAGACTTATAATTTAGATGTAAATTTACTAAAAAAGGCTATTAAAGAAAGTCCTAAAAAGCCAAAAGCTCTCATTTTAACACACCTTTATGGTAATGCTTCTAAAATGGATGAGATTGTCCAAATTTGCAAAGAAAATGAAATTTTTTTAATCGAAGATGCTGCTGAAGCTTTGGGAAGTTTTTATAAAAATAAAGCTTTGGGTACTTTTGGTGATTTTGGAGTATATTCTTTTAATGGCAATAAAATCATCACAACAGGTGGTGGTGGTATGCTTGTAAGTGAAAATCATGCTAATCTTGAAAAAGCAAGATTTTATAGCACTCAAGCTAGAGAAAATTGTCTTCATTATGAGCATAAAGAATATGGCTATAATTATAGAATGAGTAATATCTTAGGTGCAATTGGCACTGCTCAAATGGAAGTTTTAGAAGAAAGAGTAAGCAAGAAGCGTGAAATTTATAGTTGGTATAAAGAATTTTTAAATGGAACTTTTACTTTTTTAGATGAGCTTGAAAATACTAGATCAAATCGTTGGTTAAGTACTGCTTTACTTGATTTTGATTCAAGCAAACTTAATACTTATGAAAAACATTGTATTTGTGAAAATAAAAATGTTCAAATTCGAGATAAAATTTTAAAAATCATACAAGTTTTAAAAGATAATAAAATCGAAAGTCGTCCACTTTGGAAACCTATGCATTTACAAGAACTTTATAAGGGTTGCAATGCTTACTTAAATGGCAATAGCGAGTTTTTCTTTAGTAATGGAATTTGTCTTCCAAGTGCAACAACTATGAGCAAAGCTGATGTAGAAGAAGTTTCTATTTTAATCTTAAACACCTTAAAGGACTAA
- the pglC gene encoding undecaprenyl phosphate N,N'-diacetylbacillosamine 1-phosphate transferase has product MYKNSLKRVFDFFLALILLVTFLPFIILIGIVLKIVQGNVLFKQARPGLNEKIFYIYKFKTMSDETDENGELLPDELRLKPFGKLIRSLSLDELPQLFNVLKGDMSFIGPRPLLVEYLPLYNQEQKKRHNVRPGITGWAQINGRNAISWEQKFKYDVEYVQNCSFLFDLKIFFMTIVKVLKRSGVNKEGVATTDKFNGHN; this is encoded by the coding sequence ATGTATAAAAATAGTTTAAAGCGCGTTTTTGACTTTTTTTTGGCTTTGATTTTATTAGTTACTTTTTTACCCTTTATAATACTTATTGGTATTGTTTTAAAAATCGTACAAGGAAATGTACTTTTTAAGCAAGCAAGACCTGGGTTAAATGAAAAAATTTTTTACATTTATAAATTTAAAACCATGAGTGATGAAACAGATGAAAATGGAGAATTACTTCCTGATGAATTACGCTTAAAACCTTTTGGTAAGCTAATTAGAAGTTTAAGTTTAGATGAATTACCACAACTTTTTAATGTACTCAAAGGTGATATGAGCTTCATAGGTCCAAGACCTTTACTTGTAGAGTATTTACCCTTATACAATCAAGAACAAAAAAAACGCCATAATGTAAGACCAGGTATTACAGGCTGGGCGCAAATTAATGGAAGAAATGCTATTTCTTGGGAGCAAAAATTTAAATATGATGTAGAATATGTGCAAAATTGTTCTTTTTTGTTTGATCTTAAAATCTTTTTCATGACCATTGTTAAAGTCTTAAAAAGAAGCGGGGTCAATAAAGAAGGAGTTGCCACAACGGATAAATTCAATGGACACAACTAA
- a CDS encoding STT3 domain-containing protein: MKLQQNFTDNNSIKYTCILILIAFAFSVLCRLYWVAWASEFYEFFFNDQLMITTNDGYAFAEGARDMIAGFHQPNDLSYFGSSLSTLTYWLYSILPFSFESIILYMSTFFASLIVVPIILIAREYKLTTYGFIAALLGSIANSYYNRTMSGYYDTDMLVLVLPMLILLSFIRLTIKKDIFTLLLSPIFIMIYLWWYPSSYSLNFAMIGLFGLYTLVFHRKEKIFYLAIALMIIALSMLAWQYKLALIVLLFAIFAFKEEKINFYMIWTLIFVSILILHLSGGLDPVLYQLKFYVFKASDVQNLKDAAFIYFNVNETIMEVNTIDPEVFMQRISSSVLTFILSLIGFILLCKDHKSMLLALPMLALGFMALRAGLRFTIYAVPVMALGFGYFLYAFFNFLEKKQIKLSLRNKNILLIFIAFFSISPALMHIYYYKSSTVFTSYEASILNDLKTKAQREDYVVTWWDYGYPIRYYSDVKTLIDGGKHLGKDNFFSSFVLSKEQIPAANMARLSVEYTEKSFKENYPDVLKAMVKDYNQTSAKDFLKSLNDKDFKFNTNKTRNVYIYMPYRMLRIMPVVAQFANTNPDNGEQEKSLFFSQANAIAQDKTTGSVMLDNGVEIINDFRALKVEGASIPLKAFVDIESITNGKFYYNEIDSKAQIYLLFLREYKSFVILDESLYNSAYIQMFLLNQYNQDLFEQITNDARAKIYRLKR; encoded by the coding sequence ATGAAACTGCAACAAAATTTTACTGATAATAATTCTATAAAATATACTTGTATTTTAATCCTTATAGCTTTTGCTTTTAGTGTTTTGTGTAGATTATACTGGGTAGCCTGGGCAAGTGAGTTTTATGAGTTTTTCTTTAATGATCAACTCATGATTACAACTAATGATGGCTATGCTTTTGCAGAAGGTGCAAGAGATATGATAGCAGGTTTTCATCAACCTAATGACTTATCTTATTTTGGAAGCTCACTTTCTACTTTGACTTATTGGCTTTATAGCATTTTGCCTTTTAGCTTTGAAAGTATTATTTTATATATGAGTACTTTTTTTGCTTCTTTGATTGTTGTGCCTATTATATTAATCGCAAGAGAGTATAAACTCACCACCTATGGCTTTATAGCAGCCTTACTTGGAAGCATTGCAAATAGTTATTATAACCGTACTATGAGTGGGTATTATGACACAGATATGCTAGTGTTAGTTTTACCGATGCTAATTTTACTTAGCTTTATAAGACTAACTATCAAAAAAGATATTTTCACCTTGCTTTTAAGTCCTATTTTTATTATGATTTATCTATGGTGGTATCCATCAAGTTATTCTTTAAATTTTGCCATGATAGGGCTTTTTGGTCTTTATACTTTAGTATTTCATAGAAAAGAAAAGATTTTTTATCTAGCTATTGCTTTGATGATTATAGCTTTAAGTATGCTAGCATGGCAATATAAACTTGCTTTGATTGTATTGTTATTTGCCATTTTTGCCTTTAAGGAAGAAAAAATTAATTTTTACATGATTTGGACTTTGATTTTTGTTAGCATTTTAATTTTACATTTAAGCGGTGGCTTGGATCCTGTTTTATACCAACTTAAATTTTATGTTTTTAAAGCTTCTGATGTACAAAATTTAAAAGATGCTGCCTTTATATATTTTAATGTCAATGAAACCATTATGGAAGTAAATACCATTGACCCTGAAGTATTTATGCAAAGAATTAGCTCTAGTGTTTTAACGTTTATTCTTTCTTTAATAGGTTTTATTCTACTTTGCAAAGATCATAAAAGCATGCTTTTAGCCTTACCTATGCTTGCATTAGGTTTTATGGCCTTAAGAGCTGGACTTAGATTTACCATTTATGCAGTACCTGTAATGGCTTTAGGTTTTGGATACTTTTTATATGCATTTTTTAATTTTTTAGAAAAAAAACAAATAAAACTTAGTCTAAGAAATAAGAATATCCTACTAATATTCATTGCCTTTTTTAGTATAAGCCCTGCTTTAATGCACATTTATTATTATAAATCTTCCACTGTTTTTACTTCTTATGAGGCTAGTATTTTAAATGATTTAAAAACAAAAGCTCAAAGAGAAGATTATGTTGTTACTTGGTGGGATTATGGCTATCCAATACGCTATTATAGTGATGTAAAAACCTTAATTGATGGTGGAAAACACTTGGGAAAAGATAACTTCTTCTCATCTTTTGTCTTAAGCAAAGAACAAATTCCAGCAGCTAACATGGCAAGACTTAGTGTTGAATACACGGAAAAATCTTTTAAAGAAAATTATCCTGATGTTTTAAAAGCCATGGTTAAAGACTATAATCAAACAAGTGCTAAAGATTTTTTAAAAAGCTTAAATGATAAAGATTTTAAATTTAATACCAACAAAACAAGAAATGTGTACATTTATATGCCTTATAGAATGTTGCGCATCATGCCTGTGGTAGCTCAATTTGCAAATACAAATCCTGACAATGGAGAACAAGAAAAAAGTTTATTTTTCTCTCAAGCTAATGCCATAGCTCAAGATAAAACTACAGGTTCGGTTATGCTTGATAATGGAGTAGAAATTATTAATGATTTTAGAGCTTTAAAAGTAGAAGGCGCAAGCATACCTTTGAAAGCTTTTGTAGATATAGAATCAATCACTAATGGTAAATTTTATTATAATGAAATTGATTCAAAGGCTCAAATTTATTTGCTCTTTTTAAGAGAATACAAAAGCTTTGTGATTTTAGATGAAAGTCTTTATAATAGTGCTTATATACAAATGTTTTTATTAAATCAATACAATCAAGATTTATTTGAACAAATCACTAATGATGCAAGAGCAAAAATTTATAGGCTAAAAAGATGA
- the pglD gene encoding UDP-N-acetylbacillosamine N-acetyltransferase: protein MDTTKSIYIYGSSGHGLVCADMARNLGYKKIIFLDDHKGLKYHSNLEKHDMFIAIGANSIREKLFKKTKEDGFRLVNLIHKSAIISPSAFLDDEGILIMPNVVINAKASIAKGVILNTACVIEHECFVDEFSHISVGAKLTGNVKIGKRCFLGVNSSVIPCMSLNDDITLGAGAVVVKNLTSKGIYVGIPAKKIKEAK, encoded by the coding sequence ATGGACACAACTAAAAGTATTTATATATATGGCTCTAGCGGGCATGGCTTAGTCTGTGCTGATATGGCTAGAAATTTAGGATATAAAAAAATCATTTTTCTAGATGATCATAAAGGCTTAAAATATCATTCAAATTTAGAAAAACACGATATGTTTATTGCCATTGGTGCAAACTCTATTAGAGAAAAACTTTTCAAAAAAACAAAAGAAGATGGATTTAGATTAGTAAATTTGATACATAAAAGTGCTATTATTAGTCCAAGTGCTTTTTTAGATGATGAGGGTATATTAATCATGCCAAATGTAGTAATTAATGCTAAAGCAAGCATTGCAAAAGGTGTGATTTTAAATACCGCTTGTGTGATTGAGCATGAGTGTTTTGTAGATGAGTTTAGTCATATTAGCGTTGGGGCTAAACTAACTGGAAATGTAAAAATAGGAAAGCGTTGTTTTTTAGGAGTTAATTCAAGCGTTATTCCTTGTATGAGTTTAAATGATGATATAACTTTGGGTGCAGGAGCAGTTGTAGTTAAAAACTTAACTTCTAAAGGCATTTATGTTGGAATTCCTGCTAAAAAAATAAAGGAGGCAAAATGA